AGTGTTGTAGTTGTCTATCTTGGTGATGACACTCACGATGCTGCCGTTGCAACTGGTTCATTCAGTGTAGAAAAAGTTCTTAGTGAAGCTAATATTACTCTTCCTAGTGATGTTAAAGCTGGTGAAGAAGCTGTTATTGATATTGCTATTCCTGGTGCAACCGGTAATGTTTCTGTTATTGTTGATGGTGTTGAAACTGTTGTTGCTTTAGATGAGAATGGTACTGCTAAATATACTGTTCCTGCTGTTGGTGCTGGTGATCATAGTGTTGTTGTCGTTTATCCTGGTGATGATACTAATGCTCCTGTAGTTAAATCTGCTACTTTCAGTGCTGATAAAGAAACAACTGAAGCAAATGTTACTATGCCGACTGACTTTAAAGTAGGTGAACAAGCAAATGTAACTGTTGATATTCCTGGTGCTACCGGAAACGTTAGCGTTATTGTTGACGGTGTTGAAACTGTTGTTCCTTTAGATGAAAACGGAACTGCTGTTGTACCAATGAATATGACTCCTGGCGAACACAGTGTTGTAGTTGTTTACTCTGGTGATGAAACTCACTCACCTGTCATAAAAACAGCTACTGTAAATGCAGAAGTTGTAACTAGTCAATTTACCAACTTAGTTCTCGATGGTAATTTAGTACTCTCAGGTGTATTAGTTGACTCACTTGGAAATGCTATTGCTAATGCTACTATCGATTACACAATCGGCACTACAAAAGGTACTTTAACTACTGGTGCAGACGGATCATTCAAGATGACTGCTCAAAACAACGCAATTGTTGCTATTGCTTATGCTGGAACTCCTGAAGTAGCCGGAACAAATATTGACATTACTATTCAAAATATTGCTCCTTCCAGATTAGGCAGTGAATTTAACGTTACCGAAGGTATTTCAATTAAAACCTATGCTGTAGATTCTCCTGCTGGTGAAATCGGACAAACCACTTCATTCAGATTAACTGATTCTAACGGCAAACCAATCGTTAACGCAACAGTTAAATTCGCATACAAAACAGTTATTCTAAACAGAACAACTGACGAAAACGGTATAGTATTTATTGGTATTAACACTCAAGTAGCTCAAGAAGCACTCTGTGCAATGTCATACATTGGTGATGAAAACTACAATGCTACATTTGTCGCATTCAGTTTCGACATCCAATCTAAACCAATTACAATCTCAGCTCCTTCTAAAACCTACAAAGCAAGTGCAACCAAAAAATACACAGTAACCATAAAAACAGAAAAATGCAACTCCAGAGATGGAAAAGTTTACCTCAGCGCTGGTAAGAAAATAACCATGAAAATCAATGGTAAAACATACACAGCAAAAACAAACGCTAAAGGTCAAGCTACCTTTAACCTTAACATAAGCAAAAAAGGTAAATACACTGCATCTATTAAGTTTGCTGGAGATAAAACATATGCTTCAGCAAGCAAATCTGCAAAAATTACTGTAAAATAGAAGTGATCATTCACTTCTAACTTTTTTCTTTTTTTAACATATTTGAATTTTTTTTAAAGATAACTTTATAAACTATTTTTAATATAATATCTATTGTCTTTTAGCAATTTTTGTAGTTGCTTTTAGGATAATTAATCTAAGGAGGCGATAGGTATAAGAAATGATGTGAAATTATTCATTGGACTAATGATTATCTGTTTAATAATTTCAATTTCTTCGGTCTCAGCTGGGGATTTAAACCAAACAAATTCTACTATTGATTTGTCACTTGATGATTCAATTGTAAATGTTGAAGATGAAGTCCCTGATGTGCCGGATTTGGTTGTAAATGATACAATTTATATAAATGCTGATAATATTGATGATTATTTCACAAATGGGATTTTAACTTCAAAATTTGATGATAAAACTTTGATATTCAATCAAAATTTTGAAAATCTCGGTAGATTAATTATTCATGCAAATAATGCAACAATCAAAAGTAGCGGATATATTCTAAAAAATACTGTATTTCAAGTTGATGCCGGTGATGTAACATTGTCGGATATTAATTTGGATTTGGATAGTGAATTTAAAGACAATGACGGTTCTGCTATCCAGATTCTTTCAGATAATGTTGATTTAATCAATGTTAATATCAATTATATTGTCCCTCAGAACGTTGAAGCATATGGAATATATGCTGAAGGCCGTCAAGGCAGTCCTTTAAGAAATCTAAGGATAAAAAATTCATACGTTAACTTTGAAGGGCACAATGAGGATGTCAACGTTTACAATTGTGCTTTGAAATTGGTAGAGTGCAGGGATGCAATAATTGAAAACAACACAATTCATTCTGCATTGCCTCTGAAAGATATTATTTTCGGAGCCAATGGTGCTGAACTCGCATCTGATTTGGTTTTAACAGTAGGTATTGGAAATA
This is a stretch of genomic DNA from uncultured Methanobrevibacter sp.. It encodes these proteins:
- a CDS encoding Ig-like domain-containing protein; translation: MNGVDTVLALDENGAAQLVLTNVEPGIYNVVVVYDGDNTYDSAVTTGSFNVAKESIDANITVPSDIKAGEEAVIDIAIPGATGNVSVFVDGVENVVPLDENGTAQFIIPAAESGEHSVVVVYLGDDTHDAAVATGSFSVEKVLSEANITLPSDVKAGEEAVIDIAIPGATGNVSVIVDGVETVVALDENGTAKYTVPAVGAGDHSVVVVYPGDDTNAPVVKSATFSADKETTEANVTMPTDFKVGEQANVTVDIPGATGNVSVIVDGVETVVPLDENGTAVVPMNMTPGEHSVVVVYSGDETHSPVIKTATVNAEVVTSQFTNLVLDGNLVLSGVLVDSLGNAIANATIDYTIGTTKGTLTTGADGSFKMTAQNNAIVAIAYAGTPEVAGTNIDITIQNIAPSRLGSEFNVTEGISIKTYAVDSPAGEIGQTTSFRLTDSNGKPIVNATVKFAYKTVILNRTTDENGIVFIGINTQVAQEALCAMSYIGDENYNATFVAFSFDIQSKPITISAPSKTYKASATKKYTVTIKTEKCNSRDGKVYLSAGKKITMKINGKTYTAKTNAKGQATFNLNISKKGKYTASIKFAGDKTYASASKSAKITVK